Proteins found in one Salvia splendens isolate huo1 chromosome 10, SspV2, whole genome shotgun sequence genomic segment:
- the LOC121751596 gene encoding actin-related protein 6-like isoform X1, producing MIRGIYGSVMSNVVVVDNGGGLIKAGIGGERDPACVVPNCTARPSSSKKWLLADQLLSPSEDLTSATLRRPMDRGHLINPDLQSSLWAHLFTNLLKINPSASSLLLTEPLFTLPSIRRAVDEIIFEDFNFRALFVADSPSLVPLYEASRRPSALLSRARCSLVVDCGFSFTHVAPVLQNFTLNYGVKRLDLGGKALTNYLKELVSYRSVNVMDESFIMDDVKEKLCFVSLDVHRDLNIARRPGKNNLFRCSYVLPDGITHMKGFVKDVDETKRYLALDENEAPSSPEEGKDYVDLQDGSDNPQHKRSTDLTNTEFSLTNERFLVPEMIFRPADLGMNQAGLAECIVRAVNSCHPHLHPVLYESIILTGGTTLFPRFSQRLEKELRPLVPIEYEVKITTQEDPILGVWRGGSLLASSPDFESMCVTKAEYEELGSARCHRRFFH from the exons ATGATTCGTG GGATTTATGGCTCAGTAATGTCTAACGTGGTGGTTGTCGACAACGGCGGAGGGCTGATCAAAGCTGGCATCGGCGGCGAGCGCGACCCCGCCTGCGTGGTACCGAACTGCACcgcccgcccctcctcctccaAAAAATGGCTCCTCGCCGACCAGCTCCTCTCCCCCTCGGAAGACCTAACCTCCGCCACCCTCCGCCGCCCCATGGACCGCGGCCACCTCATCAATCCCGACCTCCAGTCCTCTCTCTGGGCCCACCTCTTCACCAATCTCCTCAAAATCAACCCCTCCGCCTCCTCCCTCCTCCTCACCGAGCCGCTCTTCACGCTCCCCTCGATCCGCCGCGCCGTCGACGAGATCATCTTCGAGGACTTCAATTTCCGCGCGCTCTTCGTCGCCGACTCCCCGTCGCTCGTCCCTCTCTACGAGGCGTCGCGTCGCCCCTCCGCCCTGCTGTCGAGGGCGCGGTGCAGCCTCGTCGTCGACTGCGGGTTCAGCTTCACGCACGTGGCGCCGGTGCTGCAGAATTTCACGCTCAATTACGGGGTGAAGAGGCTGGATCTCGGCGGGAAGGCGCTCACCAATTACCTCAAGGAGCTCGTCAGCTACAGGAGCGTGAATGTGATGGATGAGAGCTTCATTATGGATGATGTCAAGGAGAAGCTCTGTTTTGTCTCCCTTGATGTCCACAGGGACCTCAACATTGCAAG GAGACCTGGAAAAAACAATTTGTTTAGGTGTAGTTATGTGCTTCCAGATGGCATTACTCATATGAAGGGATTTGTGAAAGATGTTGATGAAACAAAGCGATACTTAGCCTTGGATGAAAATGAAGCCCCTTCTTCCCCTGAAGAAGGAAAGGATTATGTCGACCTACAGGATGGTAGTGACAACCCCCAGCACAAAAGAAGCACTGACCTAACAAATACT GAATTTTCCTTGACGAATGAGCGGTTCCTCGTCCCAGAGATGATATTTCGACCAGCTGATTTGG GAATGAACCAGGCCGGACTTGCGGAATGCATTGTTCGAGCAGTTAATTCGTGTCATCCTCATCTTCACCCTGTGTTATATGAGAG TATCATTTTGACTGGTGGAACCACATTATTCCCTCGATTTTCCCAAAGATT AGAGAAGGAGCTCCGGCCTTTAGTCCCAATTGAATATGAAGTGAAGATCACTACTCAAGAAGA TCCAATATTAGGTGTTTGGAGAGGGGGGTCACTCTTGGCATCTAGTCCTGATTTTGAATCAATGTGTGTCACAAAGGCTGAGTACGAGGAGCTGGGATCCGCTAGGTGTCACAGGAGATTCTTTCACTAG
- the LOC121751596 gene encoding actin-related protein 6-like isoform X2: MIRIYGSVMSNVVVVDNGGGLIKAGIGGERDPACVVPNCTARPSSSKKWLLADQLLSPSEDLTSATLRRPMDRGHLINPDLQSSLWAHLFTNLLKINPSASSLLLTEPLFTLPSIRRAVDEIIFEDFNFRALFVADSPSLVPLYEASRRPSALLSRARCSLVVDCGFSFTHVAPVLQNFTLNYGVKRLDLGGKALTNYLKELVSYRSVNVMDESFIMDDVKEKLCFVSLDVHRDLNIARRPGKNNLFRCSYVLPDGITHMKGFVKDVDETKRYLALDENEAPSSPEEGKDYVDLQDGSDNPQHKRSTDLTNTEFSLTNERFLVPEMIFRPADLGMNQAGLAECIVRAVNSCHPHLHPVLYESIILTGGTTLFPRFSQRLEKELRPLVPIEYEVKITTQEDPILGVWRGGSLLASSPDFESMCVTKAEYEELGSARCHRRFFH; encoded by the exons ATGATTC GGATTTATGGCTCAGTAATGTCTAACGTGGTGGTTGTCGACAACGGCGGAGGGCTGATCAAAGCTGGCATCGGCGGCGAGCGCGACCCCGCCTGCGTGGTACCGAACTGCACcgcccgcccctcctcctccaAAAAATGGCTCCTCGCCGACCAGCTCCTCTCCCCCTCGGAAGACCTAACCTCCGCCACCCTCCGCCGCCCCATGGACCGCGGCCACCTCATCAATCCCGACCTCCAGTCCTCTCTCTGGGCCCACCTCTTCACCAATCTCCTCAAAATCAACCCCTCCGCCTCCTCCCTCCTCCTCACCGAGCCGCTCTTCACGCTCCCCTCGATCCGCCGCGCCGTCGACGAGATCATCTTCGAGGACTTCAATTTCCGCGCGCTCTTCGTCGCCGACTCCCCGTCGCTCGTCCCTCTCTACGAGGCGTCGCGTCGCCCCTCCGCCCTGCTGTCGAGGGCGCGGTGCAGCCTCGTCGTCGACTGCGGGTTCAGCTTCACGCACGTGGCGCCGGTGCTGCAGAATTTCACGCTCAATTACGGGGTGAAGAGGCTGGATCTCGGCGGGAAGGCGCTCACCAATTACCTCAAGGAGCTCGTCAGCTACAGGAGCGTGAATGTGATGGATGAGAGCTTCATTATGGATGATGTCAAGGAGAAGCTCTGTTTTGTCTCCCTTGATGTCCACAGGGACCTCAACATTGCAAG GAGACCTGGAAAAAACAATTTGTTTAGGTGTAGTTATGTGCTTCCAGATGGCATTACTCATATGAAGGGATTTGTGAAAGATGTTGATGAAACAAAGCGATACTTAGCCTTGGATGAAAATGAAGCCCCTTCTTCCCCTGAAGAAGGAAAGGATTATGTCGACCTACAGGATGGTAGTGACAACCCCCAGCACAAAAGAAGCACTGACCTAACAAATACT GAATTTTCCTTGACGAATGAGCGGTTCCTCGTCCCAGAGATGATATTTCGACCAGCTGATTTGG GAATGAACCAGGCCGGACTTGCGGAATGCATTGTTCGAGCAGTTAATTCGTGTCATCCTCATCTTCACCCTGTGTTATATGAGAG TATCATTTTGACTGGTGGAACCACATTATTCCCTCGATTTTCCCAAAGATT AGAGAAGGAGCTCCGGCCTTTAGTCCCAATTGAATATGAAGTGAAGATCACTACTCAAGAAGA TCCAATATTAGGTGTTTGGAGAGGGGGGTCACTCTTGGCATCTAGTCCTGATTTTGAATCAATGTGTGTCACAAAGGCTGAGTACGAGGAGCTGGGATCCGCTAGGTGTCACAGGAGATTCTTTCACTAG